In the genome of Drosophila yakuba strain Tai18E2 chromosome 3R, Prin_Dyak_Tai18E2_2.1, whole genome shotgun sequence, one region contains:
- the LOC6537698 gene encoding uncharacterized protein LOC6537698, producing the protein MECEIQDWNYPEIPTLRLNEFNIIEVRRHFNSVIMALVCICNDYGMTLLESLAKDLNRMRQARIILWMDKKLTHNLLNVIAAQVEKHEFYQMIILEATQHPMDTIPIRRLDFFPSIKFDKIVDILDLKGPIFYTPEENFKGKVFNLLPDWEATLCINVTLSPGVSIPIVRNSDYGIIQFAFIYNLSLRVLNASYKLPVDGTSLVPDIQLKTQVHTNMQNLKNWNPHDISSLMVAVPCGKELSIEEVFKQLDVNSWLRHIFFVYIIFVVAEAFILVITHRISGRSYHFCNLIPVLNLRAFRAILGMSFPISRRSSLSLRQLFLAINIFGLISSSFFNCKLKALLMKHSDQPHIKNFEDLRDSGLNVFAGPAMDPFLNSETGAEFVRNNVINLKSVSQWELIEMLLKANTYNAYLMFSENWEVLNKFHKFYGRSTLCRSKNLTIIEALPMTYILKNNSMLDRSLFRFMMRLHEHGFVDHWLKQSPYILGKAVNTTIQRNYVEREKALSLHHFKWLWCILVCGYGSAIIVFIIEIVFGGQRKTRHSDISHV; encoded by the coding sequence ATGGAGTGTGAGATCCAGGATTGGAATTATCCAGAAATTCCAACGCTGCGTCTGAacgaatttaatattatagAAGTCAGAAGACATTTTAACAGTGTGATAATGGCCCTCGTTTGCATCTGCAACGATTATGGAATGACTCTGCTCGAAAGTCTGGCCAAGGACTTAAATCGAATGCGACAGGCGCGAATTATCCTGTGGATGGACAAAAAACTAACACATAATTTACTTAATGTGATTGCCGCTCAAGTGGAGAAACATGAGTTTTATCAAATGATTATCCTTGAAGCTACGCAACATCCGATGGACACAATACCGATACGACGTCTTGACTTTTTTCCAAGTATTAAATTTGATAAAATCGTTGATATTTTAGATCTTAAAGGACCCATATTTTACACGCCCGAGGAAAACTTCAAAGGCAAAGTCTTCAATCTGCTGCCTGATTGGGAGGCGACCCTGTGTATCAATGTCACTTTATCGCCAGGTGTTTCGATACCCATAGTTCGAAATAGTGACTACGGCATTATCCAGTTCGCCTTCATATACAATTTGAGTCTCAGAGTTTTGAATGCCTCGTACAAGTTGCCAGTAGACGGCACATCTCTGGTTCCCGACATCCAATTGAAAACCCAAGTGCACACGAATATgcaaaatttaaagaattgGAATCCCCACGACATATCCTCGCTAATGGTTGCTGTTCCCTGCGGCAAAGAGCTGAGCATCGAGGAAGTCTTCAAGCAACTGGATGTGAACTCTTGGCTGCGACACATTTTCTTTGTCTACATCATATTCGTGGTGGCTGAAGCCTTTATACTCGTTATAACACACAGAATATCCGGCAGATCCTACCACTTCTGCAATCTAATTCCAGTGCTAAATCTTCGTGCATTTCGAGCTATTTTGGGCATGTCCTTTCCGATCAGTCGCAGATCTAGCCTATCGCTTCGTCAGCTTTTTCTGGCAATCAACATTTTTGGACTGATCTCCAGCAGCTTCTTCAACTGCAAGTTGAAAGCTCTCCTGATGAAGCACTCCGACCAGCCACACATTAAAAACTTTGAGGATTTACGAGACAGTGGACTGAACGTGTTTGCAGGACCTGCGATGGATCCATTTCTAAATAGTGAAACTGGAGCTGAGTTCGTTAGGAACAATGTGATAAACTTGAAGTCTGTTAGTCAGTGGGAACTGATTGAAATGCTGCTGAAAGCGAACACCTACAACGCATACCTCATGTTCTCAGAGAACTGGGAAGTCCTGAATAAATTTCACAAATTCTATGGCCGCAGCACGTTGTGCAGGTCCAAAAACTTGACCATCATAGAAGCTCTGCCCATGACCTATATCCTCAAGAATAACTCCATGCTGGATAGGAGCCTGTTCAGGTTTATGATGCGATTGCATGAGCACGGCTTTGTGGATCATTGGCTGAAGCAATCACCATACATTCTGGGCAAAGCAGTCAACACAACTATTCAGCGAAATTATGTGGAAAGAGAAAAGGCCCTGTCACTTCATCACTTCAAATGGCTATGGTGTATTCTTGTCTGCGGCTATGGATCTGCAATTATTGTTTTCATCATTGAGATCGTTTTTGGGGGTCAGAGGAAAACCCGCCATAGTGACATATCTCATGTGTAA
- the LOC6537699 gene encoding uncharacterized protein LOC6537699: MALPGQLKCFNVFLLLLLIYKPCEGMNQHEIFLSTLLQTVHSDRPVDTLFLLHQSNCFNGSLQDWNPSGIPTLRSNELTAFDLEQNFNHNALALVCLTRNSFRELLNTLAKTFDGLRQERIILMIHQKPDPSFIEDISHELKDLQFLHLIVLVVREKWNGTISASTLRLQPFPAPHFKQIGNIFEIKKIFYHSINFHGRVLNVIPSDIRVLFVALTELFVEFAHRHNSTLQIQNSTIKEEDNYDIDMNTHLHNSKSFSDHKHIAMDMNSNSLIILVPCGTELRGLDIFKELGLRTLTWLALVFYIIFVVVESTFVFVSNRFNRRNFSMRYTNPLVNLRAIRAILGQAFPISHRSSLSIKHFFVFMSLFGTLFVGFFDCKLRSFLTKKPYYSQIENFAELRQNGLTVVVDPHTRQFIEQEINADFFRVEVPNVKTATSRDLMNLVYSFDMKWAFVSHSIPWRAFKEEMKSLNLKILCESKNLTILENVPLTFSLRRNSIFSRHLRHFIIKSADTGMSTYWFKVAGKKMRKFIKTSLRGFEEQLSYQPLSFEHFKWLWTSLCIAYVISFMVFMMEILWAKYQRRTRSVSIV, from the coding sequence ATGGCATTGCCGGGACAGTTAAAATGCTTTAATGTATTCCTATTACTCCTTTTAATCTACAAGCCATGCGAAGGAATGAATCAGCATGAGATATTTCTAAGCACTCTGCTGCAAACTGTTCACAGTGACCGTCCGGTGGATACTTTGTTTTTACTGCACCAAAGTAATTGTTTCAATGGTTCGCTACAGGACTGGAATCCTTCAGGAATTCCAACTCTGCGCTCAAATGAACTGACTGCATTTGATTTGGAACAGAACTTCAACCACAACGCATTGGCTTTGGTTTGCTTAACAAGGAACTCTTTCAGAGAACTTTTGAATACACTGGCAAAAACATTCGATGGCCTGCGGCAGGAGCgaataattttaatgattcATCAGAAACCCGATCCAAGTTTTATTGAGGACATCTCCCATGAGCTAAAGGATCTACAATTTCTGCATTTGATAGTGCTAGTTGTTCGGGAAAAGTGGAATGGAACAATTTCGGCATCCACACTTCGATTGCAACCATTTCCGGCACCGCATTTTAAGCAGATTGGCAATATATTTGAGATCAAAAAAATCTTCTACCATTCCATAAATTTCCACGGAAGGGTATTAAACGTAATACCAAGCGATATTCGAGTCTTATTTGTAGCTTTGACCGAATTGTTCGTAGAATTCGCACACAGGCACAACTCAACGCTTCAAATCCAAAACTCAACAATTAAGGAAGAAGATAACTATGACATCGATATGAACACACATCTGCACAATAGTAAATCCTTTTCGGATCACAAACATATTGCAATGGACATGAACTCAAATTCCCTGATAATTCTGGTGCCTTGTGGCACGGAGTTAAGGGGTCTGGATATTTTTAAAGAGCTGGGACTGCGAACTCTGACCTGGTTGGCCCTGGTTTTCTACATCATCTTCGTGGTAGTGGAGTCGACCTTTGTGTTTGTGTCCAATCGCTTTAATCGCCGAAATTTCAGCATGAGATATACAAACCCATTGGTGAATCTTCGAGCAATTAGAGCCATTTTGGGCCAGGCTTTTCCCATCTCCCATCGTTCCAGCCTatcaattaaacattttttcgttttcatgaGCCTGTTTGGGACTCTCTTTGTTGGCTTCTTCGATTGCAAACTCAGATCCTTTCTGACCAAGAAACCCTACTACTCGCAGATAGAGAACTTTGCTGAGTTGCGGCAAAATGGATTGACTGTGGTGGTGGATCCACATACGCGACAGTTTATTGAGCAGGAAATCAATGCGGACTTCTTTAGAGTTGAGGTTCCCAATGTGAAGACTGCCACATCTAGGGATTTAATGAATCTGGTGTATTCATTCGACATGAAATGGGCCTTTGTGTCCCATTCGATTCCTTGGCGTGCTTTCAAAGAGGAAATGAAATCGTTGAATCTAAAAATCTTATGTGAGAGCAAGAATTTGACCATTCTTGAGAACGTGCCGCTTACTTTCTCACTACGCAGAAACTCCATATTCAGTCGACACCTCCGGCATTTCATTATAAAAAGTGCTGATACGGGTATGAGCACTTACTGGTTCAAAGTGGCAGgcaaaaaaatgagaaaatttaTTAAGACATCTCTGCGTGGATTTGAAGAGCAGCTTTCGTATCAACCACTGTCATTTGAGCATTTCAAATGGCTGTGGACTTCACTTTGTATCGCCTACGTCATATCATTCATGGTTTTCATGATGGAAATACTTTGGGCCAAGTACCAAAGACGCACTAGAAGCGTTAGCATTGTCTAA
- the LOC6537700 gene encoding uncharacterized protein LOC6537700 has protein sequence MTLVFNLLFILLLSQAVSEETEFPQLKYLNKVVRLMIKLHKMETLVIVQHHLHHNCNLQHWNSHGMPTIRSDDQGKISMKDTFNSRTLAIVCMGESAHISLLRNVFETFGKMRQQRLILWTQMEPKEDFLKEISNRATEFKLLHLLVLQAGPEGPLSFYRQIPFPSAHFKRIENIWHLNDSEFVNNELNFHGKTAIVKHDYNWTIEMGNIRNCPISRLEDIEVFEFAKKYNLNLQFFNDVDRFDIELRKRIIYLNNVSQPIDFGTPMSFSSLLIVVPCDTYLSLQDVIKQYGIQKWILYIILVYVIFVLIEITFLKVTFRFSTQPHHQEFLNPLVNLYAFRAILGLPFPLPRRSSLSLHQLFLAIVMFGMIISIFINCKLSSMLTKPYPRTQVTNFKELQASGLTVVMDEDANNFIEEKFALEDTKQYMPRKAVLTYAERVKLLISQKDGYAFALFSDNFFAIRNYQRSRGVRAHCSSVDLVIARNVPRVYILGNNSILEWPLMRFTSIMEESGIINHWRKNIPRSNVKNLKEITISNDRVPAVLPLSMEHLTWLWCLLILGYSISMIVFLVEISLKRRKKILKNREHNAFMC, from the coding sequence ATGACActtgtatttaatttactaTTTATACTTCTTTTGAGCCAAGCTGTTAGTGAGGAAACCGAATTCCCGCAGCTAAAATATCTCAACAAAGTTGTGCGTTTAATGATTAAACTGCATAAGATGGAAACACTGGTGATAGTTCAACATCATCTGCATCACAATTGCAATCTTCAGCACTGGAATTCCCATGGAATGCCCACTATAAGGAGTGATGATCAGGGAAAAATAAGTATGAAGGACACTTTCAACAGCCGCACTTTGGCTATAGTTTGTATGGGCGAAAGTGCACATATCAGTCTGCTGAGAAACGTATTCGAAACTTTTGGAAAAATGCGACAACAGCGACTAATACTGTGGACCCAAATGGAACCTAAAGAGGATTTCCTCAAAGAGATTTCAAACAGAGCAACAGAATTCAAACTCTTGCATCTTCTGGTGTTGCAAGCTGGGCCAGAAGGTCCTTTGTCATTCTATCGCCAAATTCCTTTTCCTAGTGCCCACTTTAAGCGAATTGAAAATATCTGGCACCTCAATGACTCTGAGTTTGTGAATAACGAGTTGAATTTTCATGGAAAGACGGCTATTGTGAAGCACGATTATAACTGGACTATAGAAATGGGTAATATTAGGAACTGTCCCATTTCTCGGCTCGAAGACATAGAAGTCTTTGAATTCGCAAAGAAATACAACCTGAACTTGCAGTTTTTCAATGATGTAGATCGCTTTGATATCGAGCTAAGAAAACGCATTATATACCTCAATAATGTATCCCAGCCAATAGACTTTGGAACGCCAATGAGCTTCTCGTCGCTTCTGATTGTCGTTCCCTGCGACACTTACTTGAGTTTACAAGATGTCATCAAGCAGTACGGCATCCAGAAATGGATTTTATACATTATATTGGTCTACGTCATATTCGTGTTGATTGAGATCACTTTCCTTAAGGTAACCTTTCGGTTTTCCACCCAACCGCATCACCAGGAGTTCCTCAATCCGCTGGTGAATCTATATGCATTTCGGGCCATTTTGGGTctaccatttccattgcctCGAAGATCGAGTCTTTCGCTGCACCAGCTCTTTTTGGCAATTGTAATGTTTGGAATGATCATCAGCATCTTTATCAACTGCAAGCTGAGTTCGATGCTTACAAAGCCCTATCCCCGCACTCAGGTCACCAATTTCAAAGAGTTGCAGGCCAGTGGCTTGACTGTGGTCATGGATGAGGATGCGAACAATTTCATTGAAGAGAAATTCGCTTTGGAGGACACAAAGCAATATATGCCGAGAAAAGCAGTATTGACCTATGCAGAAAGAGTGAAATTACTCATATCGCAAAAAGACGGTTACGCCTTTGCTTTATTTTCTGATAATTTTTTTGCTATTCGAAACTATCAGCGATCCAGAGGGGTACGAGCTCACTGCAGCTCAGTGGACTTGGTCATCGCCAGGAATGTGCCGAGAGTTTATATTTTGGGAAACAATTCGATACTCGAGTGGCCGCTGATGAGATTTACATCGATAATGGAGGAATCTGGCATTATCAATCACTGGCGAAAAAATATTCCCAGAAGTAATGTTAAGAATCTAAAAGAAATCACCATTTCCAATGACAGGGTACCCGCAGTACTCCCTCTTTCCATGGAGCACTTGACTTGGTTGTGGTGTTTACTTATCCTGGGCTACAGCATTTCGATGATAGTGTTTCTTGTTGAGATTTCACTTAAAAGGAGGAAGAAAATCTTGAAGAATCGAGAACATAACGCCTTCATGTGCTAA
- the LOC6537701 gene encoding uncharacterized protein LOC6537701: protein MSKVLVLLVVPLMYLSLAQGMESASLKFLRELINAIDEVRQIRTIMAIRHSQDKNCLLDQWNPRRWVILRANEMAPIRISGYCNEQAVSLACIGNDSDYGLLDSLANAMDNMRQERIILWSQSEPTKFLLHYISQQANRYNFVQLTIVAMNDDPNAVTALYRMHPYPTPQFNRLNNISDITGATLFENGLSFQGRTAIVKQSVNSNISIQVWSPSGPIPLSELKDYEIIQFAIKYNLSLKLYDPNDTNSGHFDIQLGPRFITKDFPTQMAFVSPNTACSLIVIVPCSQKWRLMDVLQKLGVLKLICCLSIAYVIFVSMETLILWLTHRICNRGIRLTCLSPLLNPRAFRGILGLPFPELRRSSISLRQLFLVISVFGLIFSNIVSCKLSALLMKPAQNPQVRNFNELRDSGLITITDAYTHSFIKTHIDTEFFDRVLPNYLIVEKKETLTMLLSLNDSYSYIMYTTTWKLLSAIQRSLDERVFCESESLTIAWNLPRMYVLENNSALKWMLARFINYIPQTGISNAWNEQLPYAVKKLYNVTFSPKKNTGPVPLSIENLSWIWHLLIIGESIATLVFIVEILVENRNRFICNMRERSSEDDDIA from the coding sequence ATGTCAAAAGTGCTAGTATTGCTAGTTGTACCACTGATGTATCTATCACTGGCCCAAGGAATGGAGAGTGCGTCGCTGAAGTTCCTCAGAGAGCTCATCAATGCGATTGACGAGGTTCGGCAAATTCGAACAATAATGGCAATCAGGCATAGTCAGGATAAAAACTGTCTTCTTGACCAATGGAATCCACGTAGATGGGTTATTTTGAGGGCCAATGAAATGGCACCCATCCGGATTAGTGGATACTGCAATGAACAAGCGGTTTCACTAGCTTGCATTGGCAATGACTCGGACTATGGACTCCTTGACAGTCTGGCCAACGCCATGGACAACATGAGGCAGGAGAGGATCATACTGTGGAGCCAAAGCGAACCCACAAAGTTCCTACTCCACTACATCTCCCAGCAAGCCAATCGGTATAATTTTGTGCAGCTAACAATTGTGGCAATGAACGATGATCCCAACGCAGTAACAGCACTTTACCGCATGCATCCATATCCGACTCCACAGTTTAACCGATTAAACAATATATCCGACATAACAGGGGCCACTTTGTTCGAAAATGGCCTAAGTTTTCAAGGTAGAACGGCCATTGTGAAGCAAAGTGTGAATTCGAACATAAGCATTCAAGTATGGTCGCCATCAGGTCCTATACCCTTGTCCGAACTGAAAGACTATGAAATTATTCAGTTCGCCATCAAGTACAATTTGAGTTTGAAATTATATGACCCAAATGACACGAACTCTGGCCATTTCGATATACAGCTGGGTCCACGTTTCATAACCAAAGATTTCCCCACCCAGATGGCCTTCGTAAGTCCCAACACCGCCTGCTCGCTGATTGTCATAGTTCCCTGCAGCCAAAAGTGGCGTCTTATGGATGTACTTCAGAAACTGGGTGTGCTGAAATTGATATGTTGCCTTTCGATTGCCTATGTGATTTTCGTTTCAATGGAAACCCTAATACTTTGGCTAACCCACAGGATATGCAATCGTGGAATCCGCCTGACCTGCTTGAGTCCTCTGCTGAATCCTCGTGCCTTTCGTGGCATTTTGGGTCTACCATTTCCGGAGTTACGCAGATCCAGCATTTCACTGCGCCAACTCTTTCTGGTCATCAGCGTTTTTGGCCTGATCTTTAGCAATATTGTGAGCTGCAAACTAAGTGCGCTGCTCATGAAACCAGCTCAAAATCCGCAGGTGCGAAACTTCAATGAGTTGCGCGATAGCGGATTGATAACTATTACGGATGCATATACACACTCCTTCATCAAGACGCACATCGATACGGAATTCTTTGATCGAGTGCTACCCAACTACTTGATTGTCGAAAAGAAGGAAACACTCACAATGCTTTTGAGTTTAAACGATAGCTACAGCTATATAATGTACACAACTACGTGGAAATTGTTGAGTGCAATTCAACGATCGTTGGATGAAAGGGTTTTTTGCGAATCCGAGAGTTTGACCATAGCCTGGAATCTGCCACGAATGTATGTCCTAGAGAACAACTCTGCCTTGAAATGGATGCTAGCAAGGTTCATCAACTACATTCCGCAAACGGGAATATCTAATGCTTGGAATGAACAACTTCCTTATGCTGtgaaaaaattatacaatGTCACCTTTTCTCCCAAGAAGAATACAGGACCAGTACCCCTGTCCATTGAGAACTTGAGCTGGATATGGCATCTGCTGATCATCGGGGAAAGTATCGCCACATTGGTCTTCATTGTTGAGATACTTGTCGAGAACAGGAACCGATTCATATGCAACATGAGGGAAAGATCAAGCGAAGATGACGATATCGCTTAG